In Bythopirellula goksoeyrii, a single window of DNA contains:
- a CDS encoding CBS domain-containing protein, which translates to MLSAKDIMTTDVVTIGQNATVQEAIELLLEKHISGLPVVDAHGKLVGIVTEFALLVIAYDESIRQEKVLKHMSTELITVGPDQPVSKVVDLCLTHRVRRLPVVDEGRLLGLIARRDVLEGVYRPEAEECAV; encoded by the coding sequence ATGCTATCCGCAAAAGACATCATGACGACCGACGTAGTGACGATTGGGCAAAATGCCACCGTTCAGGAAGCGATCGAGCTATTGCTGGAAAAGCATATTTCTGGTCTCCCGGTGGTTGATGCCCATGGAAAACTGGTGGGTATTGTGACTGAATTTGCTCTCTTAGTGATTGCCTACGACGAAAGTATCCGCCAGGAAAAAGTGCTCAAGCACATGTCCACCGAATTGATCACAGTTGGACCCGACCAGCCAGTCTCGAAGGTCGTTGATCTCTGTCTTACTCATCGAGTGCGACGATTGCCGGTCGTAGACGAGGGGCGGTTGTTGGGCCTTATCGCTCGCCGTGATGTGTTGGAAGGCGTGTATCGTCCGGAGGCAGAAGAATGTGCTGTCTAA
- a CDS encoding competence type IV pilus major pilin ComGC has product MKSIKKWSGFSLLEVLAVATMVGILAAIVIPRFTGSNDIAKYRVRDHYRTTINKAVEEWYIAKGKWPLNDLSDIGADPNYLPEGIPINPVDNKKFSLNATTHRVN; this is encoded by the coding sequence ATGAAATCTATAAAGAAGTGGAGCGGTTTTTCACTGCTCGAAGTACTTGCAGTGGCAACGATGGTAGGTATTCTTGCCGCTATCGTCATACCGAGATTCACGGGATCGAATGACATCGCCAAATATCGCGTTCGCGACCATTATCGGACGACCATCAATAAGGCGGTTGAAGAGTGGTACATTGCCAAAGGAAAGTGGCCGTTGAACGACCTGAGCGACATTGGAGCCGATCCCAATTACTTGCCTGAGGGCATTCCTATCAACCCAGTTGATAACAAGAAGTTTTCTTTGAATGCCACGACCCATCGGGTGAATTGA
- a CDS encoding ABC transporter permease, giving the protein MSAGTIPNPSPVQESVEQAGSMGMFTSLLAWLERMIDRVNPILVKETRQALKSRQFVATFLIVLIACWAASFAVVAIIGPDVYYVASGPTMLIVYAMILAIPLILIVPFTAFRSLAAEQEENTYELLSITSLSAKQIISGKLGSAAVQMMVYMCAVSPCIAFTYLLRGVDIPTIVFMLIYFMFLCMGLSMLGLQAGTSVKARQTHVLISLLFVLSLAIVLLSTISVIPEFVEEGLVNFQERWFWITNLAALSFYSSLFALLHATAAAQIGFNSDNHSTPIRKCMLILHACMIGWIGAIVFIEPPTIEFFLQMVLTATAGSVVFWYIMGAFMTSEWPHLSRRVMRSLPSSTLGRVFLTWFNPGPHTGYMFAVSTLTAMTIAGLAVTAWVPTSRNWPSHNTVVYFLLLSWCYFVIFLGVGKLITSLMRTVTYVQLSAGFLIQLVLLLIACGIPQVIYLMTPSLRMGSDFSFLQVSNPIWTLVTLIDNGPQAVEANTLLMILVPTAIIVLLLNLRTLAVDIQYLPRSLPARVAQDESELHPLAEVKPGNPWEEEATEA; this is encoded by the coding sequence GTGAGTGCTGGAACAATCCCCAATCCGTCACCCGTGCAAGAATCGGTCGAACAGGCTGGCTCGATGGGCATGTTCACCTCCCTACTAGCTTGGCTAGAGCGGATGATCGACCGCGTAAACCCGATCCTCGTCAAAGAGACTCGGCAAGCCCTCAAAAGCCGCCAGTTTGTTGCGACATTTCTCATCGTGCTGATCGCTTGCTGGGCAGCAAGTTTCGCCGTCGTGGCGATTATCGGACCCGACGTCTATTACGTTGCTTCTGGACCAACCATGCTGATTGTCTATGCGATGATCTTGGCAATTCCCTTGATACTTATCGTTCCATTTACCGCTTTTCGATCACTGGCTGCTGAGCAGGAAGAAAATACCTACGAGTTGCTCTCAATCACATCGCTCTCTGCAAAGCAAATCATCAGCGGCAAGTTAGGCAGTGCTGCCGTGCAGATGATGGTGTATATGTGTGCGGTCAGTCCTTGTATCGCTTTTACCTATCTCTTGCGCGGTGTCGACATACCAACCATTGTGTTCATGTTGATCTACTTTATGTTCTTGTGCATGGGACTATCAATGCTGGGGCTTCAAGCTGGTACAAGTGTGAAGGCACGACAGACACACGTATTAATCTCCCTGCTATTTGTCCTCTCTCTAGCCATTGTTCTGCTGAGTACCATTTCCGTAATTCCGGAATTCGTTGAAGAAGGGTTAGTCAATTTCCAAGAACGTTGGTTCTGGATTACCAACTTAGCAGCGTTGAGTTTCTACTCCTCACTTTTTGCACTCCTACACGCAACAGCAGCAGCTCAAATTGGTTTCAACAGCGACAATCACTCGACTCCTATAAGAAAATGCATGCTTATTTTGCATGCCTGTATGATCGGTTGGATTGGTGCGATAGTCTTCATTGAACCGCCGACGATCGAGTTCTTCCTGCAAATGGTTCTTACGGCTACCGCAGGTTCAGTCGTTTTCTGGTATATCATGGGGGCCTTTATGACCAGCGAGTGGCCCCATCTATCACGCAGAGTCATGAGAAGTTTGCCATCCAGTACGTTGGGCAGAGTGTTTCTCACCTGGTTCAATCCAGGACCCCACACGGGTTACATGTTCGCCGTGAGTACACTGACGGCAATGACCATCGCAGGGTTGGCTGTTACGGCTTGGGTCCCCACTTCAAGGAATTGGCCCTCTCACAACACCGTCGTCTACTTTCTCCTCTTGAGTTGGTGCTATTTCGTGATCTTCCTCGGCGTGGGAAAACTCATTACTAGTCTCATGAGGACCGTCACTTACGTTCAATTGTCTGCGGGCTTCCTGATTCAACTCGTGCTACTTCTGATCGCTTGTGGTATTCCCCAAGTGATCTACTTGATGACTCCGTCACTCCGAATGGGCAGTGACTTCTCTTTCTTGCAAGTGTCTAACCCCATCTGGACGCTCGTCACACTCATCGACAATGGCCCCCAAGCAGTCGAAGCGAACACTCTGCTCATGATTCTGGTTCCAACAGCGATCATAGTCCTCCTGCTGAATCTCCGCACCCTGGCCGTGGACATTCAGTATTTGCCGCGATCACTCCCGGCCAGAGTTGCTCAAGATGAATCTGAACTGCATCCTTTAGCAGAAGTGAAGCCCGGAAACCCCTGGGAGGAAGAGGCGACGGAAGCCTGA